The Quercus robur chromosome 7, dhQueRobu3.1, whole genome shotgun sequence genome has a segment encoding these proteins:
- the LOC126691407 gene encoding F-box/kelch-repeat protein At3g23880-like, translated as MSQLLLSQRLPDDLVYEILTLLPVKSLIRFRCVSKSWYCTITDRNFIMAQFDRSKSLFNNNSNDNNNGYMLNIPPLYRKEFCTAVYNSDRTFTEISRFQAPCYFGVAGCCRCMFYFVHELEYKVENENNIMYFWNPSIRKFKKVQLTPLNIRDAVVYGLAYHYQNNDYKILRIIYYQRNVKPKPAEAEIYTLSTDSWRKVVISVESSSGSKPIESVHYERKRDPCFVFFNGALHCIARSQGHKFIMYFDVNDERFREILLPQNYLDGLISQYSQHLSVFKGLLALIVFDGNSKICHIWMMKEYGVAESWIKKSVPMKEDLRFLGITFNGELLIQKFNPFRTLTFHPESLNEEILEIPFYKYMYTDFWVESLLLLDGI; from the coding sequence ATGTCTCAACTACTGTTGTCCCAGCGTCTACCGGACGACCTCGTATACGAGATCCTCACTTTGCTACCAGTGAAATCCTTAATCCGATTTAGATGTGTTTCTAAATCTTGGTACTGCACAATCACCGACCGCAATTTCATTATGGCTCAGTTTGACCGATCTAAATCATTATTCAATAACAACAGCAACGACAATAACAATGGTTATATGTTGAATATACCCCCACTTTACAGAAAAGAATTTTGTACGGCTGTTTACAATAGCGACCGCACATTTACCGAGATTTCTAGATTTCAAGCCCCCTGTTATTTCGGTGTTGCTGGCTGCTGTAGGTGCATGTTCTACTTTGTTCATGAATTAGAATATAAAGTAGAAAACGAGAATAACATAATGTATTTTTGGAACCCAAGCATTAGAAAGTTTAAGAAGGTTCAACTTACTCCCTTGAATATTCGTGATGCAGTTGTTTATGGACTTGCGTATCATTATCAAAACAATGACTACAAGATTCTAAGAATTATTTATTATCAACGTAACGTAAAGCCAAAGCCAGCTGAGGCTGAGATTTACACATTGAGTACCGATTCTTGGAGAAAGGTTGTAATATCTGTGGAGTCCTCAAGTGGGTCTAAACCCATTGAGTCAGTTCATTATGAACGTAAGAGGGACCCTtgctttgtattttttaatggaGCCCTACACTGTATAGCACGTTCTCAGGGCCACAAATTCATTATGTATTTTGACGTTAATGATGAGAGATTCCGTGAGATATTGCTGCCTCAAAATTACTTAGATGGACTAATTTCTCAATATTCACAACATCTGTCAGTGTTCAAGGGATTGCTGGCTTTGattgtttttgatggaaataGTAAAATATGCCATATATGGATGATGAAGGAGTATGGTGTGGCAGAGTCTTGGATTAAGAAAAGCGTACCGATGAAAGAAGATTTACGGTTTTTAGGCATAACTTTCAATGGGGAACTTCTGATTCAAAAGTTTAACCCCTTTCGGACGCTTACATTTCACCCTGAGAGTTTAAATGAGGAAATTCTTGAAATtccattttataaatatatgtacACAGATTTTTGGGTGGAAAGCCTACTTTTACTTGATGGGATTTAA